The following DNA comes from Halalkaliarchaeum sp. AArc-CO.
GTATCTGGTGACGCTTCTGCCCGGAGTCGACCGACTCGTGCCACAGACGCCCGTGACGTTCGCGGCAGTCGTAACCGCGATCGCGACCGTCGCCGTCGTCGGGCTGCTCGTGTACTCCGCCCCGAAGCTCGCCTCGCTCGTTCGGTTGGCTTTCGATGGCCCGCGCGAGGTAGTCGAGAACGTCGCGTCCGTCGTCCACTGGGTCGTGGTGTTGGCCGCCATCCTCGTGGCACACAGCGGGCTGGCCGGGATCGCGACTCCACTGTTCGACGGCTTCGAGTGGGTGTACGACGCGATGTTCCTACTCGTCGCGCTCCCGGTGCTCGTCGTCATCGTCGGGCGGCTCTACGTCGGACTCGATCCGAGTGCCGATCTCATCGCCGACAAGATCGTCGGCGAGGGGAACGATTCGACCGACGGCAGCGGACACGAACCGACCGACCAAACGAAGTGAGCCGAGATCGAACGATACGAACGACCCCGCCATATCCGATACCATGAGTCAAAACAGATCCTCCGACGACAACGCGGAAGAACATACTCGAACAGAAACTCACGAGAGGGGCCCGGCTACCGGTTCCGACTCCGGAGTCGGGAGCGTTCCGATCGTCGAGGGGGCCGCGGCTGGCCTCCTCGCGTGGCTGCTCGGCTATCTCGCCACGTATCTCGTGGTTTCACCGGGCGTACGGGATTCGCCGTTGAACCAGATTATCGAGGCGCTCGACGGCGAACCCGCGACCTACGAGATGGTCGGGTGGGTGTTTTACAACGCCCACTTCGTGAACACCGTCTTCAGTGATCTGCCCTTCGTCGGTAGCCACACCACCTCCTACATCGGCGGCGAGGAGGGCTTTGCTGTCCTGCTGTACGTGGTCCCGATCGTCCTGCTGTTGCTTGCAGGGTTGGCCGTCGGCTACTATCGGGGCGCGTCGGATCCGACCGACGGGGCGATCGCCGGAGTGACCGTCCTGATCGGCTACCTGGTGCTGTCGGTTGCCGGACTGTTCCTCTTTGAGATCACCGTCGGCGGCGCCAGCGCTGCACCCGATCGGCTGGCGGGCGTCGTCCTCGCGGGGATCGTCTATCCACTGGTGTTCGCGGGGGCCGGCGGGGCAGCGTCGACGCTGTTTGAACGCGACGGTTCGTGATCGAGACGACCATCCGACGACTCTCTCTTGCTCCGTCGTTGTCGAAGCGACGCTATTCCGGCAGCGCGAGAATTGACAGCAGTTTGTTACCGTTCGGCACCGTCTCTCCAGACGGGGAATGGTCGACTACTACGACAAACTCCTCGCGGCCGTTCCGGCCGTACTGGCCCTCGGTGCCCTCGCGGGTCTCCTCGGGCCCCTGGCGTTCCATCAGGGGCTCGCACTCGGAAGTCTCGCATCGTCGATTTTACTGTACGAAGCGATCCTTCGCAATCCGCCGATCGAGCCGACGGCGGCCGACGTCACGGCGTCGACGATAACTGGACTGGGCTGGGTACTTTCGCTCCTGCTGTATCTCTTTTGAGTCACCCGCTCTCCGTCCGAATCGACGGCGATGAGGGGAGTGTCCGAAAGCTACTCGAGGTACGCCATCGCTTCCTCGTCGGACACCTGATCGAACCGTCGGTAGAACCCGCCGACACCCATAAAATATTCCGGGCTCTCCAGACAGACCACCTCGTCGGTAATCCGCACGAGTTCCTCGATCGTCTCGGGTGGCCCGACCGGTACGGCGAGGACGATCCGTTCGGCTTGAGCGTTTCGCAGTTGTTCGATACACGCACGGGCGGTCGAGCCCGTTGCTACCCCGTCGTCTACCAGGACGACCCGCTTTCCGGCAACCGCCGGTTCGGGTCCCCCCTCGCGGTATCGCTCGGCTTTTCGCCGCGCGTTTTCCGCTTCCTCCTCCCGCTTCCGCTGGAAGTACTCCTCGTCGATCTCGCGTCCCCGGAACGCTTCCTCGTTGCGCCAGACGCTCCCGTCACTCGCGACCGCGCCGATGGCATACTCCGGGTTCCCGGGTGCGCCGATCTTCTTGGCGACGACGACGTCGAGTGGCACTCCCAGTTCGTCGGCGACCGCCCGCCCCAGCGGCAAGCCTCCCCGCGGGATTGCGAGGACAAGGTCGGCCTCGACCTCGCGCTCGCGGAGTTTCGCCGCGAGACGCTCGCCCGCATCCGTTCGATCCTGGAATGGAGTCTGCCCGGACATATCTAATGGTTAGTCCCGTGACACCATGTACCGATCGAAGGTTCCCGACAAACGGGAATACGGAGAGTCGCAAGCGACGTCGAAGTTTCCGAATCGACGTGACGGCAGGTTTTCATCGGCAACTCGTTCGAGATGAGTTGACAACCGACCCCGGACGGCATAACTTAAGGGTGGATGACATGGAGTACATAGGGACGATGGACGAGATGGTGGTGCGTGCGTAGCCGGCTCAGAATTCGGCGGTAGTGACCCCGTTCCCAACCTGCAAGAACCCACACCTAAATTAATGATAGTTCCGGGATTTCTATCAATTGTATGAACTTCGATGAATTCACCGGGACAGTACAACACAGGCTCGAACTCCCGGACACGGGACGTGCAGTGCGCGCGATCCGGGCGACGCTGATGACGCTGGGTTCTCGGATCCCGGAGGAGAACGCCGAGGACCTGGCAGCTTCGCTGCCGATGGAGATCAAGTGGTACCTGACCGGTGCTGTAGAGGAACACGGCCAGCGGTTCGACTGGCGGGAGTTCATCGACCGGGTAAGCGAGATCGAAAACGTCGACCCGCCCGAAGCCGCCCACCACGCGAGAATCGTCGTCGACCTCGTCCACTCGGAGATACCGACATCCGACTTTCGGCAGCTCCGGGACATGCTGCCGGAAAGCGAGGACGACGAAAACTGGCGGAAGCTGTTCGAGATAGTCGACGCTGGCGGGTGGAGCAACGCCCACGAGGTCCAGACCGGCGGCGGGCCGCAGCCCGAGACCGATTCCGAGTGATTCGGTGTCCACTCGGTTTGGCCACTGGAGGAACGTTCACCGGTCGATGCGTCGGACGGCGAACGCGAGAGCCGACCCGCTTCCCGCGATCACTGCGAGCACCACGAACAGAACGCCGACGTCGGCGTACGTCAGTACAGTTCCGGCCAGTCCGGCCCCGAGAGCGCCGACACCGAAGATGGCCAGGAACGTGTAGCCGAAGGAAAGCCCCCGCGTTTCCTGTGAGGAGTAGCTCGCGACTGTGGCCTGCTGGAGCGGCTGGATCGTAAACAGTGCGATCCCGAGAAACAGTGCGACCGCAAGGAACGGCAGCAATCCGACGGCGACTGCGGGGACGAAAAGCACCGCCAGGACGGCAAGCACCCCCAGTGCAGTCGAGAGAGCCCGGACGGGGTCGAACCGATCGGCGAGCCGTCCCCCGAGATACTGCCCGACGACGCCGACCATCAGGATCGCCACGTAGAGATACCTCGAGACGTCGAACTCCTCGGCATACTGGCTCCCCTCCGAGAACAGCTGGATATCGACTAGTCCGCCGAGCAGATCCGAGAGGAGATCCGGCAGGAACGTGAGAAATGCCCGGTAGTAGAGACCGCTCAACAGGACGACCACGAAGACAAGCGAGAACGCGACTGTGAAAAGCGCCCGCGTGTTGGTCGTAATCGCGGTCACGGTGAGTTGCCCCTTCGTTTCACCGTCGTCTACCGTCTTTGTATGGTCGATGCCGGCAGTCTCGTCCAGATCGACGGCAAGGCCGTAGGTGACGACCAGGACGGTCGGCACAGCAAGTGCCAAAGCGACCGTCCGCCAGCCGAACTGTAAGAGCAACAGCACGGTGACCAGCGGACCGAGGCCGATACCCAGATTGCCACCGATCCCGTGGTAGCCGTACGCCACTCCCGGACTCGAAACACCCTTCGAGATGAGCGAGAGACCTGCCGGATGGTAGACGGAGGCCGCCACCCCCCACAGGGCGATCGCCACCGCGAGCGTGAGAAACGTCGGAGACGCGCTCGCGAGGACGAACGACGCCGCCATCCCGAGAAGCGAGGCGACGATCAACGGCTTCGATCCGAACTGGTCTACGAGGATACCTCCCGGTAACGCACCGACGCCGAACAGCCCGTATCCGAGCGTGACGACCACCCCCAGAACGGCCGCAGTCACGGAAAACTCGACGAGCCAGATCGTCATCAGGATCGGAATCGACAGCTCGTAGGTGTGAACGAGGCCGTGTGATCCGGCAGTGAACAAAACGATTCGGCGGTCGTTCTGGTTCATTCAGTGAGATACCTGGAGGACAGCCACGGAGAGTGATCGAAATCCGGGCGAGTCAGCTACTGTTCCTCCGGAACCGTTCGACGGCCGTTGATGTATCCGAGGAGGTTCCTGAAGAAAGATCGGAACGCGCCGACGGGATCGGGCTTGCCTTTGAACGCCTGGAGCAGGTAAAGCAGAGCGATCGCTGCAACTGCACCGAGCTGTACGACGAGATTCGGGAACACCATCGCCACGATGCCCAGTGCGAAAAACACCGCGCGGGCGGCGTAAGTCACCGTGCGGTCGAACGAAAACCGGTAGTTGATCCCGTGAATGATCGACAGCGCGCCGATCAGGGCGAGCACGCCGATGCTGTACGTCGTCGCGTCGAAGGTCCCGGAGACGATCTCGGGGTGGTAGACGAACGTGAACGGGAGGATGTACAGCGGCGCAGAGATCTTGAGCCCCTCCCAGATCGTCTCCCAGAAGTCAGCGCCAGCAATTCCACACGCCACCGCAGCACACGTCGCAATCGGCGGAGTAAGCCCCGCGAGGATCGCCGCGTAGAACACGAAGTAATGGGAAGCCAGGTGAGGGATGTCGAACTGGTTGATCAGCGTCGGCGCTACGAGCAACGCGACCACGGTGTACGCCGCCGTGGTCGGCATGCCCAACCCGAGCAGGATACAGATCGCCATCGAGAGGATTACCGCGACGATCATGATCCCACCAGAGAGATCCAAAAGCGCAAGCGACACGGCGGTCGGCACGCCGGTAGCCATCAGGATGTCGACGACGCCGTTGATCGCCGCGAGGATGATCGCGACCGGAGCGAGCACGACGACGCCTTCGCGGGACCCTTCGATCGTCTGGTCGATGACGGTTCTGATCTCCCCGGAGATACTTCGTCGATCGTAGGCTGCCTTCGCAACGGGAATCGTTGTGCCAGTGATGATCATCGACACCGACGTCCACAGCGCGCCGGTCATCACCGTGTACTGCAGGACGCCGAGGACGTAGATGAGAACGACGAGTGGAATACCGTACTTGAGCGTCTCCAGAACGATCTCTACGGCAGTCTTCTTGTCCTCGAAGAAGTCGTCCATCGACGGGTCCTCGATCTGTGGGGCAGCGATGTAGTGGACCGCGACCACGACGGAGACGACGAGGATCGCAGCCGGGATCAGGCCGGCGATGACGACGTCGATGTACGTGATGCCCGTGATCAACGACGCCATAATGAACGCGCCAGCGCCCATGACGGGCGGCAGGACCTGTCCCGACGTCGAGGCAACCGATTCGATTCCGCCGGCAGTTTTCGGTTCGACGCCGTTCTCTATCATCATCGGGATCGTGAACGAGCCGGTCATTCCGGCGTTTGCGGTCTGGCTCCCGTTGACCGAGCCAATGACCGCACTCGCGATCACTGCCGTCTGGGCGACGCCGGAAGAGACGTACTTCGCCGACCTGACTGCGAGTCTGAGGATCAGGTCGAACGCCCCGTACGCCTTGAGCAGGCCGGCGTACAACAGGAACAGCGCGATCCACGCGGCAACCAGCCGGTTCAAGAACCCGTAAAACCCCTCGACCTCGAGGACGAGAAGCCGGAGCATCCGACCCCAGGAGATCCCCCCGTGACCGAGAACGCCGGGGATGTACTGGCCGAACAGCCCGTAGCCGATCCCGGCGAGCAGGACGACGAGAAACGTCATTCCGAACGACCGCCAGGTGAGGTAGATCATCGCGAGGGTGAACGCGACCGCGAGTGCGAGTTGGAGATCGGTTGCCGTCCCCCGCTGTTCGACGAACAGCATCTGGAAGTTCTGGACAATGTAGACCGTGGTGACCAGAACGATTATCGCAGAAATGCCGAGCAGGACCGCAGACAGGTAGTCGTCCTCCTCGAAGACGTCCATGTACTCGTGGACGATGTACAAAAGGAGGATTCCGCCCAGGAACATGACGCCGTACAGCGCGCGTTCGATGAGCTGTGTGTACGCGTAAAATATGACGACGGCCCACAGCAGGATCGAACCGTACGTCAGTATGAACTCGAGTACGTTTTGATTGCGATCGGTGTTGAGAGTTTTCATTCGAACTTATTTGGAAGCGGCGTGTCCGCCGATGTGTCATCGAGCGAACGATACTGACGTTCGACGCCCTTCGACGCGACGCTGTCTAGACTTCACCACGGATCCACGAGTCGTCCCAGACGCCGTGCTCCTCGAAGAAGTCTGCCACACCCGGATGAATTTCGAGGTCCTCGATGACGGCGTCGGTCATACTCTCGGGAGTGTGATCGAGCGTCGTCGGGTCGGACTCCCGGATCGTGTCGTCGTGTTCGACCGCGAGTCGGCAGAGCTCGTAGGTCGCATCCGCCGAGATATCCGGTCCGAACGCCCACTGACCCGCCAGTGCCCAGCTCGTCACGGTGTCCGTTCGGCTCGTGACCGCCTCCTGGTTGAGCCAGCCGTACGGTTCGAACTCCGTCTTCAGCGCGCCCGGGGTGTTGTCGATCGCCTCCTCGAACGTGTCGTGGATCGGAATCGCGTACAGTTCGCCCTCCGCCCTGGCGTCGACCTCCTGGGCCCAGCCCGTGAGGTCGACCCCGTTGGCGCCGTAGACGACCATCGCGTCGATCCGCCCCTCTTCGACCGCGCCGGCGATGTCGCCCGTGTCCAGGTTGTTGATGTCGTTTTGCTCCCACAATCCCGCGCGTTCGATGACCTCCTGTGTCAACAGCCGTGTCCCGAACCCGGGCTGAATCGGATAGATCGTGTACCCGCCATCCTCGATGTCCTGTGTGGACTCGATGCCGGACCCCTCGATGGCCATCCAGTACATCTCCAGGCTCGTGAAAATGAACCCCTGCATCGGAAGCGTGTCTACCGGTTCGTCTTCGAATGGCCCTTCACCCGCCATGGCCTTTGCAAGCGAGTTGTTGTCGACTCCCATCGCGGGAATGTCTCCACCTTCGAACTCGTAGAGGTTCGCCGTCCATCCCCCCGTCTCCTGCGGGTCGACGCGGACAGTTTCGCTGTGCTGGTTTGCGGCCCTCGCGAGCGCCTGTGCGGCCGCTTGCGTCGAGCTTCCGGTCGACGTAGCACCGATCGTGACGACTTCCTCACCGTCCCCGAGGCAACCCGCGAGACCTGTGGCCCCAACTGCACTAGCTGCTCCAATCGTTTTTAAAACCTCACGCCGCGACTGGTTGTTATTCACTACCATTACCTAATAGCTAACTCACCAATATTTAAATCTATTTATCGCATGGTTACATTCGTGTACAATTATTTTCGTTGTGAGCGAATGTTCTTGAAAAAGTAAATATTGCGTAATGGTTGGCGAAAGGCGTTTGATAGTTTAGATGAAGTAACCACCGTCGGTTTCTTTCAGAGGCGCCTCGAGAGCTCAGTAGCGTCGCAACAGCGCAAACAGCAGGAGAAAGGAGGCGAACGTCGCCAGCGCGAGCATCGTCCACGCCTCGCTGTAACCGCGGACGTCGACGAGAAATCCGAACGTCGTCGGGGCGACGAGCGCCCCGGAGTTGAGCGCGATCTGCCCGCCTGCAGTCGCACTCCCCATCTGCTCGGTCGGAACGAGCGATCCGATACACGAGTAGTAGATGCCGGTGAATCCCAGCACGAACGTTCCGAGCAACGAGAAGGCAAACAGTGTGACGAGCGGCGACTCGACACGTGTTACGGCGAGGAAAAGCAGGGTCGAAGCTCCCGCCTGCACCACGAGGATCCGCAGCGTCGACGTCGTAAGCGGGGCCGAAAGTCGATCGGCAAGCCAGCCGAATCCGACCCGGCCGACGCTGCCGAACACCTGAGCGAACGCGAGCGTGACTCCGGCGAACACCACGCTTGCGCCGACGGACTCGTCGACGTAGAGGATCGTGTACCCGACTGTCGTAAAAAGCGCGGCGCCGAGGAAAAAGCCCGCACCGGTCACCACGAGATACGAGGGATTGCTAAAGTGTGTTCGGATCCCGTGTCGACTGCCGCCGTCCCCGCCACCGCCCTCCTCGTACGTCCAGTAAAAAAGGACGCCGACCACTGCGGCGGCCACTGACGCGAGCAAAAATCCGACTTCCCATCCGAAGCGGGTCGCTCCGAACCACGGGATAAGGATCGCGCTGATCCCACTTCCTGCGGTTACGCCGACCTGTTTTATCCCCATCGCGAGGTTGAGTCGCTCCGTCGGGATGGCATTGAACACCGCCTTGTTCGTCCCTGGCATCGCTGTCGCGTAAAACGCTCCGAGGACAAACACGACGAAAAGCAACCCGAGGTACGTCGGGGCAACCGTCACGGCGGCCGCCGCGAGACCGAGTCCGAAGAGTCCGACGACGAGCATCAATCCCTCCCCGTACTCGTCGACCAGCGAACCCACCGGGAACAAAAACACTGTGTAGCCGAGAGTCAACGTCGTCAACATCACTCCGACCAGGGTCGCGGACACGAGAAACTCGTCCCTGACGAACGGAGTCACCGCGTAAATAGTGTAAAAACACACGCTGGCCGTGACCTGCCACAGCAGAATGAGGACGGTGTTTACTTTCCACCCGCGAGAGGTCGATTCACTGGTCATTTGTTGGCTACGGCTCCGGAACCGCGCTGTGGCGAGTGCGGAGGAAACGAGGTTCCGCCTCCATCGAAGCCGCGGTCACTGCTCGGTTCTCGGCTCCGGCGCGACTGTCACCGGGCAGTCGCTATCGAGGATGACCGACTGGGTGACGCTCCCGAACAGGACTTTTCCGACCGGCGACCGCCGACGAGCACCGAGAACGATCGTGTCGACCTGGAATTCGTCTGCGAGTTCGAGGATTGCTGTGGCCGGATCACCGGTGACGCTGTGGACGTCCGCGTCGACGCCAGCCTCCCGTAGTCGATCGACGAAAGTTGCTGTCGAGTCCGGGAGCCCCTGCAGGTTCTGGAGGTTTTCGTTTATGGCGTCGATGTACGCCGTTCCCGCCTCGTCTGCAGGGGCGTCGATCTCCTCGTGAACGTACAGAACCTCTACCTGTAGGTCGTCCATCTCCGCTGCGAGGTCGAGAACCGCCTCGGCCTGTGCTCCGGCACGGGTCTCGTCTACGTCTACCGGCACGAGCATTCGATACATGCTCATTTCTCTACTGTCATGATATATCAAACCACTCGTTCCGGACATCCGACACAGGATTCACCGCGAACCGGGTTCCCTGACCACGACCCGACAGTCAATCCCGACTGTTCTGCCATTCAAAAACGGTCTCGAGGTCGTGTGGCGTGTTTCCTCCCCCTTCTTTGGCACGCCGTAGATATGCGCGGAGGTCCCTCCTGAACGACGGGTCGGCGATATCGACGAGCGCCCGGGCGCGTTCCCTCGGAGTCGCCCCGCGCAGGTCGGCAATCCCGTGTTCGGTGACCACGACCGAGAAGTCGTGTTCGGTGTGGTCGACGTGGGGACACATGGGGACGATCCGCGAGATGTCTCCGTCCCCGGCCGTCGAGGGGAGTGCGAGAACGCTCAACCGGCAGTTGCGGTTGAAGTCCCCGCCGCCGCCGATCCCGTTTACGAGGTGGGTTCCGCCGATGTGAGTCGCGTTGGCGTTACCGTACAGGTCCACCTCGATTGCGCTGTTCACTCCGACAACGCCGAAGCGTTCGACGAGTGCTGGGTTGTTCGACACGCTTGCCGGGCGCAGCGTGACGTCTGCGGCGTAGCGGTCGATGTCGGCAAATAGCCGGCGTTGCCCGGTTTCCGACAGCGCGAGAGACGTGGCACTGGCTCCCGAGAGGAGCCCGCTATCGATGCTGTCGAGGAGACCGTCCTGGAACACCTCCCCGAAGTAGACGACGTCCCTATCCCCGAAGTCGACTGCTCCGAGCGTCCCCATCAGCGCATTTCCCATGCTCCCGACGCCGAACTGCAGGTGAACTGTCTCCGCGAGCATCGGGTTCCCATCGAGTTCCGCCTCCAGAAAGGTGCCGAGCCCCTCGGCGATTTGTCGGTCGGTGTCGTCTGGATCCCGAAACTCGTAGGGATCGTCGGCGCGGTCCGTCTCGACGACCGCGACCAGCGTTGCTGGATCGAACGAGATCGCCGGGCCGCCGATCCGGTCGGTCGGCCCCTCGAGCGGTATCGCCTCCCTGTTCGGCGGAAGCTCTCGGAGATACACGTCGTGGACTCGTGCCAGTTCCAGCGGCTGGGTTCGGTTCACCTCGACGATCAACCGGTCGGCGGCCGCGACGAACGAGGGCGTGTGTCCGATCGACGTCGACGGAACGAGCCAGCCGTCTCCGACCGCCACGGCCTCGACGATCGCGAGGTCGGGCGTTCCATACTCGCCGAACCGAACTTCGTCGCCGAATCTCGAGATGTGCCTGTCGTGGAACCCGACCCTGCCGTCGTTGATGGCGTTTCGAGAGGTTCGCCTCGTTTGAAACGGATACCGACGGGCGATATTCCCGGATTCGACGAGCCGGTCGTCGATCTCCGCACCGACGCCGCCGCCGCTCACGACAGTGAGGCCCAGGCCACTGTAGCCTGATGCCAGCGCTTCCGGAACCCGCTTTGGATAGCCAACTCCTCCGAAACCGCTGACGAGGACGACGTCATCTGGATCGATCGCTGACGCGGCGGTCTGAGCGTCTACGACGGACGAGACACCCTGCAGGCGCCCGGCCTCCGGATCGAACCCTGTCGTTCGCGTCATTATGGGCCGTCCTCGCCGTCCGTCTCTTCCCCGTCGACCGTCGTTCCCGTGTCATTGGAGAGTGAGTCGTCGCCGAAGAGGTCGTCCGGCTGCGTTCCGACATCCGGCGGCCATCCCGGCGGACGCGCCGCAGTCGGCTTCGCGTGTTCGCGTTTGAGCACCATCGGTGTCCGTTTCAGGGAAAGCACTTTGGTGTCCTCCTGGTTGTACGCACGCAGCTCGGTCGTAACGATACCGACGTGCTCGCGGGAGCTGCTCTCGCGTTTCGACAGCACCTGGCTTTCGGCAAAGATCGTGTCCCCGTGATACACCGGGGCGTGGTGCCGCACGTCGTCGTATCCCAGGTTCGCTGTCGCATTGACAGAGACGTCGATGACGCTCATCCCGACCGCCAGGGCGATGACGAACGTTCCGTCGACGAGACGCTCGCCGAACTCGGTTTCGGCGGCGTACGCCTCATTGAAGTGCATCGGATTCAGGTTCATCGTCAGGTTCGTCAACCAGACGTTGTCGGTCTCGGTAACCGTGCGACCGAACGGGTGTTTGTAGACGTCGCCGACGGTGAAGTCCTCGTAGTAGCGCCCGTGCCAGCCGGCGACGAGTCGTTTCGGTGTCGATTCGGTGTCTGTCGTGTGGTCGTCGGATTCGTCGGTCATGCTCCGAGACACGCCGCAACTCGACGTAAGTGTATGGTCGACAGAACACTCTGTCTCGCTGGAACGATCATTCGACTACCCCGCTCGACGGTTCCTCGTCAGTCGATCACAGTTCCCTCGCGTAACCCCGCGTCCCGTTCGAACCGATCGGCAGAAAGCGGCGAGACGTCGACTGTTTCCGATGTTCCATCGACGATCAGTTCCGCGACCACCTGTCCGGTCGCCGGAGCGTGCATGAACCCGTGTCCCGAGAATCCCACGGCGTTTACGAAGCCGGGTATCGTCTCCTCGACGATCGGGTGGTGATCCGGCGTCACCGTGTACAGCCCCGCCCAGCCGCGGACGACCGCTGTCTCCGGACCGAAATAGGTAGCGACGTCGGCAGCGCGGTCCAGCGTGTCGACGATCCAGTCGGGATCGTTCGAGGTTCGGTACCGGTCGGGATCGCGCTCGGGATCCCCGTCGGCGTCCCGGCCGCCGACGATCGCTGCGCCGTCGGACTCCGGTCGGAAGTGAACGCTTGCGTCCACGTCGACGGTCATCGGGGCGTCCGACGGCAGCGCCGGCGCCGGTTCCGCGACGAGCAACTGTCGACGACGGGGTGAAACCGGGAGTTCGAGGCCGACCATAGCCGCGACGTTTCCCGCCCACGGTCCAGCAGCGTTGACCACGAAGTCGACGTCCGAGACGCCGTCCTCGGTCTCGATCCGGTCGACCCGTCCGTCCCGCGTGTGGACGTCGATCACCTCGACGCCGGTGGTAATCTCGGCGCCCGCCTCCCCGGCACCCCGCAGGAACCCCTGGAGAGCGAGATGCGGATCCGCGAAGCCGTCCGTCGGGCTGTAGGCGGCACCGACGTACCGATCGGCGTCGAGGCCGGGACAGTACTCGGTAGCCTCTGCCGGGGAGAGACAGTCGCTGGGGACGCCGTGGTCGTTCTGTCTGGCGACGTTCTCCCGGAGCTGTTCGGCGGTGTCGGCCGTTCTCGCGAGGAAGAGATAGCCCGTCCGGCGGTAGCCGATATTCACGCCGAACGTCCCCTCGAACGACTCCCAGACCCGCATGCTCTCGCGGGAAAACCGCACGTGCACCGGCGAGGTGAACTGTGCCCGGATCCCCCCGTTCGCCCGTCCGGTAGTCTCGCCACCGACCGACTCCTTCTCGAAGACGGTGACCGAGACGTCCCGGTCGGCCAGGTAGTACGCGCTCGCCAGCCCGACGATCCCGCCGCCGACGATCGCGACGCGCATGTCTCTTACAAGGTCACGGCATCAGTTAACAGTTAACAGTCACGTCGTCGGGAAGAAGAACGCCCCAGAGCGGAAGAGAGATCTCAGGCCGGCGTCGCGAGCGGGTCGCGTTCGCGTTCGAGCCGTTCCTCGGCGTACTCCCGGGCGGCCTGGAGGGGCGTCACGTCGCGGTCGTCGGCGCGCTCGTACAGTTCGACCAGGCGTTCACCGATTCGGTCGGCCTTCTCGAAGGCGTCCTCGATCGTTCCGCCGACGTACTCGGTGTGGACGGTGATCAGTCCGCCGGCGTTGATGACGTAATCCGGCGCGTATCTGATCCCGCGATCGCGGAGCATCTCCGCGTGTTCGGGGCGTTCGAGTACGTTGTTCGCCCCACCGGCCACGACGTCGCAGTTCAGTTGTGGGATCGTGTCGTCGTTCAACACGCCGCCGATCGCACACGGTGCGAACACGTCACACGACTTCGCGTACGCGTCCTCGGGCCCGACCGTGTCGACGCCGTGTTCCTCCGCGAACGCCTCCACTGCGTCGCTGTCGACGTCCGACACCGTCACGTCTGCCCCCCGTTCGAGCAAACGCTCGGCCAACCCCGTTCCGACCTTCCCGATCCCCTGAATCGTCACCGAAAGCTCCGAGACCGGTCGGTCGAGTTCGTCTCTCGCAGTCTCCTCGAGTCCACGGAAGACCCCGTAAGCCGTCACCGGTGAGGGGTCGCCCAGTCCGTCGCTTACGCCCACCACGTGGTCGGTCTGTTCAGCGATGACGTCCAGGTCTTCGACGCCGGTGTTGATATCGACCGAGGTGATGTACCGCCCGCCGAGCGCGTCGACCGCCCGACCGTAGGCGGCCATCATCTCCTCGGTCTTTTGTTCCGGATCGCCCAGGATGACGGCTTTCCCACCACCGAGATCGAGGTCGGCAGCCGCAGCCTTGTAGGTCATCGCTTCCGACAGGCGCAACACGTCACGGAGGGCGTCCGCCTCGGTGTCGTATGGGAGCATTCGCGTTCCGCCCAGCGACGGACCGAGTGTCGTGTCGTGTACGGCGACGATCGCCTGGAGACCCGTCTCCGGATCCGTATGGTACGT
Coding sequences within:
- a CDS encoding MFS transporter, producing MNQNDRRIVLFTAGSHGLVHTYELSIPILMTIWLVEFSVTAAVLGVVVTLGYGLFGVGALPGGILVDQFGSKPLIVASLLGMAASFVLASASPTFLTLAVAIALWGVAASVYHPAGLSLISKGVSSPGVAYGYHGIGGNLGIGLGPLVTVLLLLQFGWRTVALALAVPTVLVVTYGLAVDLDETAGIDHTKTVDDGETKGQLTVTAITTNTRALFTVAFSLVFVVVLLSGLYYRAFLTFLPDLLSDLLGGLVDIQLFSEGSQYAEEFDVSRYLYVAILMVGVVGQYLGGRLADRFDPVRALSTALGVLAVLAVLFVPAVAVGLLPFLAVALFLGIALFTIQPLQQATVASYSSQETRGLSFGYTFLAIFGVGALGAGLAGTVLTYADVGVLFVVLAVIAGSGSALAFAVRRIDR
- a CDS encoding DUF2267 domain-containing protein, translating into MNFDEFTGTVQHRLELPDTGRAVRAIRATLMTLGSRIPEENAEDLAASLPMEIKWYLTGAVEEHGQRFDWREFIDRVSEIENVDPPEAAHHARIVVDLVHSEIPTSDFRQLRDMLPESEDDENWRKLFEIVDAGGWSNAHEVQTGGGPQPETDSE
- a CDS encoding TRAP transporter fused permease subunit, whose protein sequence is MKTLNTDRNQNVLEFILTYGSILLWAVVIFYAYTQLIERALYGVMFLGGILLLYIVHEYMDVFEEDDYLSAVLLGISAIIVLVTTVYIVQNFQMLFVEQRGTATDLQLALAVAFTLAMIYLTWRSFGMTFLVVLLAGIGYGLFGQYIPGVLGHGGISWGRMLRLLVLEVEGFYGFLNRLVAAWIALFLLYAGLLKAYGAFDLILRLAVRSAKYVSSGVAQTAVIASAVIGSVNGSQTANAGMTGSFTIPMMIENGVEPKTAGGIESVASTSGQVLPPVMGAGAFIMASLITGITYIDVVIAGLIPAAILVVSVVVAVHYIAAPQIEDPSMDDFFEDKKTAVEIVLETLKYGIPLVVLIYVLGVLQYTVMTGALWTSVSMIITGTTIPVAKAAYDRRSISGEIRTVIDQTIEGSREGVVVLAPVAIILAAINGVVDILMATGVPTAVSLALLDLSGGIMIVAVILSMAICILLGLGMPTTAAYTVVALLVAPTLINQFDIPHLASHYFVFYAAILAGLTPPIATCAAVACGIAGADFWETIWEGLKISAPLYILPFTFVYHPEIVSGTFDATTYSIGVLALIGALSIIHGINYRFSFDRTVTYAARAVFFALGIVAMVFPNLVVQLGAVAAIALLYLLQAFKGKPDPVGAFRSFFRNLLGYINGRRTVPEEQ
- a CDS encoding transporter codes for the protein MSQNRSSDDNAEEHTRTETHERGPATGSDSGVGSVPIVEGAAAGLLAWLLGYLATYLVVSPGVRDSPLNQIIEALDGEPATYEMVGWVFYNAHFVNTVFSDLPFVGSHTTSYIGGEEGFAVLLYVVPIVLLLLAGLAVGYYRGASDPTDGAIAGVTVLIGYLVLSVAGLFLFEITVGGASAAPDRLAGVVLAGIVYPLVFAGAGGAASTLFERDGS
- a CDS encoding phosphoribosyltransferase family protein; the encoded protein is MSGQTPFQDRTDAGERLAAKLREREVEADLVLAIPRGGLPLGRAVADELGVPLDVVVAKKIGAPGNPEYAIGAVASDGSVWRNEEAFRGREIDEEYFQRKREEEAENARRKAERYREGGPEPAVAGKRVVLVDDGVATGSTARACIEQLRNAQAERIVLAVPVGPPETIEELVRITDEVVCLESPEYFMGVGGFYRRFDQVSDEEAMAYLE